In the genome of Epinephelus moara isolate mb chromosome 14, YSFRI_EMoa_1.0, whole genome shotgun sequence, the window TGGGTTCAGCTGGAGGATGTTCTCTGTCATGTCTTCGTCCACGTTGAAGGTGTTGATGACCGAGTTGATTTTGAAGGCCACTTTGTACTGCTGGCACCAGATGCGGATCTTGTGAAGGTTTTCAATGTGGCTCTTCCTGCCTTGAGTTCTGCCAATCAGCTGGTTGGTTGCTTCATCAAAGCTGTCACAGGAGATGGCCAGGATGTCCAGATCGTCACCTGGTGGAGCGAGGTTCATTTTTTAGATCATGCATTGCTGCCAAGACTAAATTATGCTCCCCACTAGTGTAGGATATGAAACAGAAAACTGAGTTGACACTAATTTGGAGTCTCACCATATTTCTGGAACCATTTTTCTTTGATCATGCTTCCATTGCTGACGATGCTGACACTTGGGAGCTGGAGGTCCTGTTTACAGAACTGGACTAATTTACCCAGAAATTCCCCTTTATCATGCAGGAAGGGCTCTCCTCCAGAGAAGTTGATCTTTTCCATGCCTAATAAACAGAGTGATATATTTAACTGCATGCAACAGGTttataaccacacacacaaatcaacatactatactgatgTGTAAAATGTACCTGATTCCTTCAGGAGCTTGAGGCCCCTCTTGGCTTCCTCCAGAGGCAGCACGAAGGATGTCTTTGCAGTGTGGAAACAAAATCCGCATTTGTAGTTACACTTGCGTGTAAAGTGATAGTTGACACTTGTTGGAGTCATCACATTTTGAACCTCCTTTTGGTCCACTTCTCTGTCAGCAGTTGAAACAACTGATGCTCCCCTGCAGACTGCGGGTGTCCAGTACCAAACAGTTGAAAAGAGGCTCGCTGAGATGTCGTGCACGGTGCggatgcagagctgcagcagcagcctcagagaCACGAGCGCAGAGGAGAATTTCATCTTCAGACCGGACCAGTATTGCACCTGCTGTGTTTGCACTGTGGATACTGACGCATCTTAAATAGAAGGCTGCAGGGCGCACCTTATAAACAGAGGAGGGCAGGCGATCAGCTGAGCAGCTGAGTTTCTATTTACAAAAGTCGAAAACGAAACCCAGCTGGGTGCAGATCTACATATCTGATGTCTTGCCTCCTGCCTGGGTGCATATCTGCACTAAAGTGGCTCTCGTATTCGATGTTTGGAAACAGAAACTTGGCTGCTCAGCTGACTACGGTCCCTTTATGCAGCTCTTTATATAAGATGAGTCAATATCAAAACATGGCGCTGCAGCTTAAATTATAATGCGCtcattatttattatcattagtgTAGTAATCACAGGTGCAGAGGTGATAAGAATTAGAAACTTTATGTAAGTCTTATGATTACATGGAAATTATCGATATAAGATgccataaaatatatttcttgaATGCTAAAACTAAAACCAGTCAAATGCACGTGTGTAAAGTGTCGTGCATGTGACGTTTACTCAAATAAAAGCACGCAGACGGGAACTACATTTTATGACTCTCTACTGGTTGAATCCAAACTTGACCACACACAAACCATTATGCTCATAACAGCGCATGCAAAAACGCGTTATTAAAACATAAAGTAGTCCCTTATTATGATATAGGCTATATAGAAGGATACATAAAAGCACCCTTGTCTTGTTTTAAGCACTTTTCACAGCACCCAGTGAGCACCATACGGGATTTCAAAGGTGATTTCACCCTCTTTTCAACCAGCTAAAATATGGTTACAACATCATCATGTCACAAATGCAaatttgtttaattattttgatattttgatcAGTTGTAGGTCAAAAAAGAGACGATACTTATTAGTGTGTAAGGTGATTCTCCAGTCACAATGCACTGGTGGGTGAAATATGGCCTACACAAAGACGTAATTTCAacgttttaaatgtttaatataaaataacatgaatatgaaaatatataGTCTGTATGCTCCCAGCAAGAAGCTGtcagaatattttttaatatcagaTCTGTACATTCGTCACTCATGGATAATAACCTGCGCTGACTGCTGTTACCGTTACAGCTTCGACTAGCTCAGTACAGACGTCTCACGGCTAACCGGGAGTCTATGACCTAAGAAAAGGAGCTAACAGAATAAACACAAGTCTTCCTCCACCTACATACTTTGTAAGTACCTGTGCTACTGTAtttcaataaagcaaaacagaaaTTAGCActatcagttttattttatgctgCCAACGATGCGGGCTACCCTGCTGTTGTGCCAAGCTAGCttgttgttagcatgctagcttgtAGCATGCTGTGGTTGGGAGCTacagtaaacataaacaaacatgcTGCCTGACTAATGGATTGCTCATGTGATTGTCTACATGGGCTGTTGCTGTAGCCTGTAAACTTGAATGTTTAGGtcgttattgtttttattttaatactacACACCATCCAATGTGCAATTATCCTGTACAGCTGTCAAAATATACccatacatacatatttttcccaTGTGTGCATAAGTGAAAGGTATATATAGTGTAAATAGTATAGAGTGTATAGTTGTGTCTAAATTTGgtactttatatttttctaaTTCTGATATATTCCtttcttattttacatttattcaaTAAGTATTCTATTGCCTTTCAACTTGCTTTTCTACCTGTGCAttttgagctgctgtaacatgtGAATTTCCCCAGTGTGGGGTCAGTTAagtttttatcttatcttatctttgcTCAAAGAGTACTAATGATGCAATAATATGTGTATTATTTACAGGTTTCCACCCTATCAGACCTCTTCCTGCAACCAGAGCGACAAACCAGAGGGACCCTACATCAATTACGTATTTTCTGTCATCGTTATTGTATTTAAAGAGCATTTTCCATGTTATATTTAAATTGTTgcttaataaatacaaatgtattaGCAGGTGTCACATGGACTTATTTATCTTTCAAGTGGAGGCTGTAAATGTGTCAGTATGACCAAGTATATAACCACATTTACATATAGTTTTATCTTACAGTGAGTATTTTGAGGTTTAAAAGAAGTCCAGAATTGGctcaaaagtgaaagtaattCCACCGCCTATTTGAAGACGTTGACTGAATGGTTTCATTTGGACCATGTTTCACTGAGATTTTCAATTTTGGCATTCAAATGAGAAATCTGGATGTGATTTCTTGGTTCTTGGTGAAGATAGACTATTATTTAGACTATTATTTGCACTGTGGAGGATGAAAAAGGTCACTATAGCAAATCCTGGTGAAATATGGTCTAAATATGAACATTACTGTGAATATTATTGCATTATTATTAAGGTTGTTTTAGTTGTCAGAGCTATGTAGAGGAATGCTATTTTCTCCTAAGTCTCTGTTTCTTTAAGTAAAAAGTAATTTCAAGTTTGTCTTTTCCTCCACTCACTTTATCCCTCCCTAAATGCCTAAATGCCCTACCCATTGAGCACCTGCCAAAATACTACCACAGAGACACCACCCTGCTGTGACACAACCAGAAACTATGTCCTCTGACCTGTCCACAAACATAACTTAGAGCTAGGGAAACATGTCTGTGAATCAGCTGTACAGACCCAGCTGATAGTGGCTGTTAAGTTTCGTTTTCTCAGCTTTGCTCAGCGCAGTTTCATTTTCCCCTCAGCACCCACTTTATGTAATGCCTCGCAGTCAGTGTTATTATAGCAGACTGAAACCGGTCAATACGACCTATAGCCCAAACAAATGGCACGGCGCACTATGTCTGTGTTTCCTCACTGGTCCTCCCGTGTTTTCTCCGTGGAGCTGGATGGAGCATCCGTCTACTTTTCAACTGGTGAGAAGCACCGGGGAGAAGAAGTGCCACGGGTGTTTAGAGAGATCCACAACTACGGAAGGTGTTACTCTCTCCTCGTCTGCAGCAGCGACACAATCAGACGTGCCAAGTTTTACGGGGAGCTGAAAGACAAATTGTTGAGAGACTTGCCTCCAGAGTGTCATTTGTCTCCCATGCTCTCAT includes:
- the rsad2 gene encoding radical S-adenosyl methionine domain-containing protein 2; the encoded protein is MKFSSALVSLRLLLQLCIRTVHDISASLFSTVWYWTPAVCRGASVVSTADREVDQKEVQNVMTPTSVNYHFTRKCNYKCGFCFHTAKTSFVLPLEEAKRGLKLLKESGMEKINFSGGEPFLHDKGEFLGKLVQFCKQDLQLPSVSIVSNGSMIKEKWFQKYGDDLDILAISCDSFDEATNQLIGRTQGRKSHIENLHKIRIWCQQYKVAFKINSVINTFNVDEDMTENILQLNPVRWKVFQCLLIDGENAGEAALREAERFVISEQMFQEFLERHSSVSCLVPESNEKMRNSYLILDEYMRFLDCREGRKDPSKSILDVGVKEAICFSGFDEKMFLKRGGKYVWSKADMRLEW